The sequence CCCGGGGCAAAGACATAGACAAGGAACTTCCGGGACACGACACTAACCCCGGGGAAGGGGGAGACGCAAATTCCTCTTGACTTCTTTGGCCACGTGTTCTAGAGTGCCACAGATTGACAAAAGAGCTCTGGGCGCTCCGTGGACCACACGACCTGCCAAGGGCACGGTGTCTTATTATAACTTGGCAAAATGTCTTGAGTTAGGAGAAGCAAAAAGAATTCCGAGGACGCCCCATTTTACGCGAAAGTGGAAGGAGGTGAAACAAAGTATGAAGAGATTTCTGGCCCTGCTTCTAGTAGTTGTCATGCTAGCCACCACAGTCATCATTGTCGCGGGTTGCGGCAAGAAGAAAGAGGAGGCTGCGACTACAACTACTGAGACTGCGCCTCCTACTGAGACTGCTCCTCCAGATACGACCGCAGGCGGGCAGTAAGGACGCATACAAACGGTGCGTTACGGACGAACTTCAAGAAGTTCTCCTTTGATGCGCACGTCCATCTTGACATAAAAGCACGAAGAAGGGAGTAGCGTTTGCTGTTAGCTTACTCCCTTTACGTGTTTTCCAGGCACAATGTTTCCCCGGTTCCTAGATATCGCTGCGCCCCGTGCCTCTCCGGTTGGATCTTTCATGGCTTAAGCCGGCGTGGGATCCCGGGCGCGGAAACCCCTCGCTTCTGCGAATTGGTTTGTGTTTGACTTGCATCGGCTCTCTATGGTAACTTTTCAGGGTCAAAGGAGGAATAGAATGTACGCAGTTCTGCTCTTTATTCACATCTTGACCTGTGCTGCCCTGATGCTCGCGGTTCTTCTTCAGTCTGGAAAGGGTGGCGGCCTTGCCGGCACTTTTGGCTGGACCGGTGCCCAGACAATCTTTGGAGGACGAGGTGCAGGGACCATGCTCAGTAGAGCAACAAGTGTGCTTGGCGGGCTCTTTATGGTAACTTCCCTGACACTTGCGCTCCTGACCGGAACGGTCGCAAAGACCGGAGGCAAGGGTATCCTTCAGAGAGCCAGGGAAAGGGCTGGAACCGAGCAGCCTGTCTCCAGACCTGGGAGCAAACTTCCGACCGGAACGATTCCTCAGGCTACTTCTACTGCTCCTCCAGGCCAGGCTGTTGCCCCGGGTCAGACTCCTCAGACTCAGCAGCCCTCTCAAACCAGGCCCGGCAGTGAAACTCAGGTCCCTCCCTCCGGCGAGACAAAGACAAGCCAGACGAAGGCAGAAGAGACAGAAGGAAAGTAATCTCCCGGGTTTGCGTTCCGGCCCATTCACCAGAGAATCCGGGGCGCTCCGGCTGAGGAATGGCGCATAAACGAAGCTCTTTCGACCCTGCGGCGCCGGGATGGTGGAATCTGGTAGACACGTACGTTTGAGGGGCGTATGGGTACCCCCGTGCGGGTTCAAGTCCCGCTCCCGGCACCAGTTTTCCCACTTTTTCCTTCTGGTGAGCAAGGCCTTCAAATCGTGCCTTCATCTGCCCGCCGGCTCTTCAGTGGAATTGCGGAACCCGATCCAGCTATCTCCGAGCATCCGAATCTGGTCTCGAGCCAGGGCGAGCGGTACAAGTAGAGAAGGGAGGTGAGCAAAGTGACAGTGTCCGCTTACGTGCATATTAGCGTGCAGACCGGGAAGACCAAGAGTACGCTAAACAGAATGTCCAGGATTCAAGGGATAAAGTCAGCATGCTCGGTCATGGGACCGTTCGATATCATCGCTGTCGTTCAGGCGAATGATCTAAGTGGAATCGAGCGAATAGTCACTGGTAAGATCCAATTACTCCCCGGGGTGAAGACTACTATGACTTCCCTCATTGTGTAACCCTGCAGCCGCTCTTGCCGGCGCCGAGGTCACTGCTTCCCCGGTCAAAGAGATTCAGTTTCGGAGAGCGGATTCGTACGTTCCGCCTCGTTTCCTGTTGACAGTCTGAGTCGCATGTGTGAGCATTGGACAGCCGTTGCCATTCAGGAAGGTGTTGGCCGCTTCTTGCGGCTCCAAGCCTGAATCTTTCCGGATTCGGACTGCTATGACCTGCAGGTTTCCATGTCGGATCAGGTGTCTGACGACGGGTAGTTGAGCCTTTGTCTTACTGGGAGGTGCGCATGCCAAAAAGAGCCGGTTTCTTTTTCTCACTGCTCACTTTAGTTCTGCTTCTTATGCCTCAGCTTTCGCTTGCACAGACCAATGCCGCGGGAGCCCAGGCGGGGGGGCAGCAAAACAACTTTGCGGGCGGTTTTGGTCCGACGTGGATCAACGGAGACGCCTGGTATGGCCTGTACCTTGTGCCGGAATTCTCTTTTGGAAAAATAGGTTTGGGGTTGAGAGTCGATCTTCAATACAACCCAAAAACCGGCCAGATCAGACCCGGGACAAAGAAGTGGGAGAAGGGTTCCGACTACATCAAGGCAATAAGGTATGTCCGATACGGCCAGAAAAGGGATTTCATCTACGGAAGGATCGGCGGCCTCACCGACTCGTATGTTGCTCACGGACTGATAATGTATCACTACACGAATGAGCTGAGTTACGACGATAGAAAAGTCGGACTTGAGCTTGGTCTCAATATGAAGAAAGGCGGCTTCGAGGCAATTACGAGCAACCTGAGTGAATCTGACGTAGTCGGCGCAAGGGTGTTCTACAGACCGCTTGAAGGGAGAATAGGAATCCCGATCATCAAGAAACTCACGGTTGGGGCAAGCTATGTTACTGATCTGAACGATGCGGCAGCCGACAGCGGCGGTTCCAAAGTGAGCATCTGGGGACCGGACCTGGAGCTTCCGTTCCTCTCCACTCCGCTTTTTGAGACCATGCTCTACAGCGACTTCGCCAAGATAACAAATCATGGCCAAGGGGCGGCTTTCGGCATCATGGGAGTACTGAAGGGAATTGTCGGAGGAAACTTGGGCCTGTCCGCGAAGTTTGAGAGAAGGGAACTTGGAAAAGAGTTCATACCTGGTTACTTCGGCACGCTGTATGAAAA comes from Candidatus Eisenbacteria bacterium and encodes:
- the secG gene encoding preprotein translocase subunit SecG, which codes for MYAVLLFIHILTCAALMLAVLLQSGKGGGLAGTFGWTGAQTIFGGRGAGTMLSRATSVLGGLFMVTSLTLALLTGTVAKTGGKGILQRARERAGTEQPVSRPGSKLPTGTIPQATSTAPPGQAVAPGQTPQTQQPSQTRPGSETQVPPSGETKTSQTKAEETEGK
- a CDS encoding Lrp/AsnC ligand binding domain-containing protein codes for the protein MTVSAYVHISVQTGKTKSTLNRMSRIQGIKSACSVMGPFDIIAVVQANDLSGIERIVTGKIQLLPGVKTTMTSLIV